In Fragaria vesca subsp. vesca linkage group LG5, FraVesHawaii_1.0, whole genome shotgun sequence, the genomic stretch TTGCACGACAATTATGGCAATATATTAAAGCTAACGAATGATTGTATGAAGCTCACTCTGCGACCTAAACGAAGTGCAGATTTTTTATACGGATCCGCATGCCATGCTTGGAAATTTCATCTTTTCGCAACAAGGCCAAAGTTTTCAACATGTGGTCATATTAGGGTAGTAACCTATAAGTAACTGAAACCATGATCATTTATCAAAGCAATTTGACCACCTTTACCAAGACCAACGAAAATTGTCTCTAATAAAAACTTCTCTGTCATTCTTCATAAATTAGTGACGGTAATTTTTAGGGCACCACAATTCCTTTATGCATACTGAAACGGTGAAACCTGTCCAATATGTGCTTCACATGCAGCATATGTATGTGGGAGTGAGCATATGAGCCGACCATCCCCAGAGCCATGCACATATTATCACCTTGGTCACCAGGCCAGCCAGGACGGTGCACCCACTCCCCACGCCGCTGAAGTAGCTCTACTACTGCAGCATGCCTCATACGGTGCTAGGCAGAATGTCTCAATCACCGAACCACTTCCTGCCCCAGCGTCCCAGCCCCACAATCCCGGCCGTGAACTACTTTCCGATTCGTGAAATGCATATAATCTTGGTGTGACTAGTACTGCATACCCAATTTTGATTCCCAAGGTTCTTCACCTCTATCAAAGCTAATCAAGTATTTCATTTTCTAAAGGAATTCAAGAGCCACTCAGTTGAAGAATCACTATTATTAGGCAGCAGTATCCTACATTCCTACCTATTCCACTATTTAAGTTGGGTGGTGTTGCTGAGATTTTAAAGAGTGTAAATATAAATTGTGCGATTGATACAAGTCTGTGAAGGAATCTATGAACACCACTATACGTACCCACCTTTACCACCATCATGCCTAATATGCTTCCAATTTTGTGCTAGTAATATATGTACTACATTCCACCAAATCAACCCACAAGAAGCTTTTCCTTGGCTCTTATAATCAGTAGAGGAATCTAGCTAACATAGTTATATGTAAGATCACCACTATTGTCTATACTCTATATACACCTTTATCACTGCTAGCTTCCACAGGTTTCCATAGTCTTTTCACAGAACCAGAATCATGCTTAATCTGGTCTCTAATTTCTCACTTGTAATATATGTGCATTGCTCAACAAACTAACCCCACGGGACCTTGGCCCATGTTAATCATGTATCAATTAACTATAATATATAGTGATCGAGTGCTAATTATGTAGTGTGTTGAGTATGATATATAGTAATCCAGTAATGTGTAACAGCTAGCAAAGCTTGCATTTGAATATGAAAAGACTGGAGCGATAGAGTTTGGCATCTACATGATAATCAGGATAAGCATAAGGAAGATAAAGAGAAAGAGGGTACGTACCTGTCTCTCACAAGGTTGCCAAACCACAATAATTGGTCCAAGTCAAAAACCCCAAAAGCTAGCCTTCCCAGGAGAAAGCCTGCACTTCATAAAACACCAAGGCACCAACCTCCATCGCAATCCTAGTTTCCATGCATCAATGAAAATCGAAAACCATAGGCGCTTGCCTTTCGAGAGTTTTAACCCTTATCTTCACCAACCCGAGTCATCTTCAAACCCACGCGTCTCCATTAAACAAAGACATGTCCATCACTCACTCCCCTATTTTAGTAACCTAGCTGTCTCTTCTCCCCTATAAATTCTTCCACTCCCTCTCAGACATTTTCACACACTTGTCTGCAAAAACCACTAGTAAAACACAAAGCTACAGTTAACAAACACCAAAACCCTAGTTCCAGTACACACTGATTAACCCTCTCAATGGCTTACAGTTACCGTTTTGCCATCTGGGTCTTCTTCCTCCTCTCACTCTCCACCTTCCTCTGCCCTAGCGCAGCCACGACCCGAAAGCTCACGGCCCTCGTTAAACAACAGCCTCTGGTTCTCAAGTACCACAAGGGCCCACTTCTCGCGGGAAACGTCACCGTGAATCTCGTATGGTACGGTAGATTCTCCCCCAAGCAACGGTCAATTCTCGTTGACTTTCTTCAGTCTCTGAGCTCCGTCCACCGCCGCTCTCCACAGCCCACGGTCGCTTCGTGGTGGCACACCATTGCGGGGTACACGGGGAAACCATGCACCGTCGCTGTAGGGAATCAAATCCTCCAAGAGAGCTACTCTCTCGGGAAAACACTGACGAAAGAAAAGCTCGCGGTTTTGGCCGCAAAAGGGTGGAAGGGCGGTAAAACGACGGCGGTCAACGTCGTTTTGACTGACGGTGACGTGGCGGTGGAGGGGTTCTGCATGAGCCGGTGCGGGAACCACGCGTCGAGTCGGGGTGGGTCGGCGTACGCGTGGGTGGGGAACCCGGGGAAGCAGTGCCCGGGACAGTGCGCGTGGCCGTTTCACCAGCCGATTTACGGGCCGCAGACTCCGCCGTTAGTTTCGCCTAACGGCGACGTCGGGATAGACGGAATGGTGATCAACTTGGCGACGGTTTTGGCGGGAACGGTGACGAATCCGTTTAATAACGGGTACTTCCAGGGACCAGCAGGCGCGGGCTTGGAGGCGGTGAGCGCGTGTACCGGTATTTTCGGAAAAGGGGCGTACCCGGGTTATCCGGGGGAGGTAGTTTTGGACAAAACGACGGGCGCGAGTTACAATGCGGTGGGAATTCGTGGACGGAAGTATCT encodes the following:
- the LOC101298424 gene encoding uncharacterized protein LOC101298424 gives rise to the protein MAYSYRFAIWVFFLLSLSTFLCPSAATTRKLTALVKQQPLVLKYHKGPLLAGNVTVNLVWYGRFSPKQRSILVDFLQSLSSVHRRSPQPTVASWWHTIAGYTGKPCTVAVGNQILQESYSLGKTLTKEKLAVLAAKGWKGGKTTAVNVVLTDGDVAVEGFCMSRCGNHASSRGGSAYAWVGNPGKQCPGQCAWPFHQPIYGPQTPPLVSPNGDVGIDGMVINLATVLAGTVTNPFNNGYFQGPAGAGLEAVSACTGIFGKGAYPGYPGEVVLDKTTGASYNAVGIRGRKYLLPAMWDPKTSTCKTLV